The following proteins come from a genomic window of Microbacterium sp. JZ31:
- a CDS encoding dihydrolipoamide acetyltransferase family protein, with product MSVVFRLPDLGEGLTESEIVSWKVAEGDAVALNQVIAEVETAKAVVDLPSPYAGVVRRLHASEGETLEVGAPLVEYDVEGESDAPAEPEPVAPASGEEPSAPEEPPPSAPPGGPGLEPDESDAVDRTEEEPAEEEPAEESVAVLVGSVKVAGGRKPKRAARTFAQTPFVREQRQPARAFPPVRRLAKERGIDLAAVVPTGEGGVVTRADLDRAVAAPSARSSHRERVSGLRRQTAKAMTAALAVPHAACFLQVDVTETLRLARDLAAEGSPSPTLLSLASRAVILAAARTPGVNATFHADAEEIEFHDRINLGIAVATERGLVVASVDDADRLDATQLAGAIAARAAEARDGSIGVAALTSSTLTISNVGVFGVDGGIPLLTPGQSAIVALGAVRRLPWEHEGAVALRDVMTITVSFDHRVIDGREASAFVRDIGRVLERPGLALARG from the coding sequence ATGAGCGTCGTCTTCCGCCTGCCGGATCTGGGCGAGGGGCTCACGGAGAGCGAGATCGTGAGCTGGAAGGTCGCCGAGGGCGACGCGGTCGCGCTCAACCAGGTGATCGCCGAGGTCGAGACTGCCAAGGCCGTCGTCGACCTGCCGAGCCCGTACGCGGGCGTCGTCCGCCGCCTGCACGCGTCGGAGGGCGAGACGCTCGAGGTCGGCGCCCCGCTCGTGGAGTACGACGTCGAGGGCGAGTCGGATGCGCCCGCAGAGCCCGAGCCCGTCGCCCCGGCGTCGGGGGAGGAGCCGTCCGCACCCGAGGAACCCCCACCGTCCGCGCCGCCGGGCGGACCGGGCCTCGAGCCGGACGAGTCCGACGCGGTGGACAGGACCGAGGAGGAGCCCGCGGAGGAGGAGCCCGCCGAGGAGAGCGTGGCCGTGCTCGTGGGCTCGGTCAAGGTCGCGGGAGGCCGCAAGCCGAAGCGCGCGGCGCGGACGTTCGCGCAGACGCCGTTCGTGCGCGAGCAGCGGCAGCCCGCCCGCGCGTTCCCGCCCGTGCGGCGGCTCGCCAAGGAGCGCGGCATCGACCTCGCCGCCGTCGTGCCGACGGGGGAGGGCGGCGTCGTCACCCGCGCGGACCTCGACAGGGCCGTCGCGGCGCCGTCCGCGCGCTCGTCGCACCGCGAGCGCGTGAGCGGCCTGCGCAGGCAGACGGCGAAGGCGATGACCGCGGCCCTCGCGGTGCCGCACGCCGCGTGCTTCCTCCAGGTGGACGTGACCGAGACCCTGCGCCTTGCGCGCGACCTCGCGGCGGAGGGATCCCCGTCTCCCACGCTGCTGTCCCTCGCGAGCCGCGCCGTGATCCTCGCCGCGGCGCGCACGCCGGGCGTCAACGCGACGTTCCACGCCGATGCGGAGGAGATCGAGTTCCACGACCGGATCAACCTCGGCATCGCGGTCGCGACCGAGCGCGGACTGGTCGTGGCGAGCGTCGACGACGCCGATCGGCTGGATGCGACCCAGCTCGCCGGGGCGATCGCGGCGCGGGCGGCGGAGGCGCGGGACGGATCGATCGGCGTCGCGGCGCTCACCTCCTCGACGCTGACGATCTCGAACGTCGGCGTGTTCGGCGTGGACGGCGGCATCCCGCTCCTCACGCCGGGCCAATCCGCGATCGTCGCCCTGGGAGCCGTGCGGCGCCTGCCGTGGGAGCACGAGGGAGCCGTCGCGCTGCGCGACGTCATGACGATCACGGTGTCCTTCGACCACCGCGTGATCGACGGCCGCGAGGCGAGCGCCTTCGTGCGTGACATCGGCCGCGTGCTCGAGCGGCCCGGCCTGGCGCTCGCGCGCGGCTGA
- a CDS encoding acetyl/propionyl/methylcrotonyl-CoA carboxylase subunit alpha: MPAIAKVLIANRGEIAVRIVRAARDSGISSVAVYADPDRDALHARLADEAYALDGATSADTYLQIDKILSVARRSGADAVHPGYGFLAENADFARAVIGAGLTWIGPSPEAIEALGDKVTARHVAEKVGAPLAPGTPGPVDTADEVVAFAREVGLPIAIKAAYGGGGRGLKVARTLEEVPEQFESATREAIAAFGRGECFVEKYLDKPRHVETQCLADAEGNVVVISTRDCSLQRRHQKLVEEAPAPFLTDEQNATLYEASKAILREVGYTGAGTCEFLIGADGTISFLEVNTRLQVEHPVSEEVTGIDLVREQFRIAAGGTLDYDDPAPVGHSIEFRINGEDPGRGFLPQPGPIHVFKTFGGPGIRLDSGVTAGDVVGGAFDSLLAKIIVTGRDRAEALERSRRALDEFEVAGLPTVLPFHRKVVRDPAFTAEDGTFGVYTRWIETEFVNDIPAWDGELEAPRAAESRHTVVVEVAGKRLEVSLPDRIAQAPGTAGRPAIVPPSRRSHSTAVSSGASGDAVKSPMQATVVKVAVEEGQTVVKGDLVVVLEAMKMEQPLQAHKDGVVARIDATPGTTVPAGHQLLQIA; encoded by the coding sequence ATGCCTGCCATCGCCAAGGTGCTCATCGCGAACCGCGGCGAGATCGCCGTACGCATCGTCCGCGCGGCGCGCGACTCCGGGATCTCGTCCGTCGCCGTCTACGCCGACCCCGACCGTGACGCGTTGCACGCACGCCTCGCCGACGAGGCCTACGCGCTCGACGGCGCGACGAGCGCCGACACGTACCTGCAGATCGACAAGATCCTCTCCGTCGCGCGCCGCTCGGGTGCCGACGCCGTGCACCCCGGCTACGGCTTCCTCGCCGAGAACGCCGACTTCGCGCGTGCGGTCATCGGGGCGGGCCTGACCTGGATCGGCCCGTCCCCCGAGGCGATCGAGGCGCTCGGCGACAAGGTCACCGCGCGTCACGTCGCCGAGAAGGTGGGCGCTCCCCTGGCCCCCGGCACGCCGGGCCCCGTCGACACGGCCGACGAGGTCGTCGCGTTCGCGCGCGAGGTCGGCCTGCCGATCGCCATCAAGGCGGCATACGGCGGCGGCGGACGCGGCCTGAAGGTCGCGCGCACGCTCGAGGAGGTCCCCGAGCAGTTCGAGTCGGCCACGCGCGAGGCCATCGCGGCGTTCGGCCGCGGCGAGTGCTTCGTCGAGAAGTACCTCGACAAGCCGCGCCACGTCGAGACGCAGTGCCTCGCGGACGCCGAGGGCAACGTCGTCGTGATCTCGACCCGCGACTGCTCGCTGCAGCGCCGCCACCAGAAGCTCGTGGAGGAGGCGCCCGCGCCGTTCCTGACCGACGAGCAGAACGCGACGCTGTACGAGGCGTCGAAGGCCATCCTGCGCGAGGTCGGCTACACCGGCGCCGGCACGTGCGAGTTCCTGATCGGCGCGGACGGCACCATCTCCTTCCTCGAGGTGAACACCCGCCTGCAGGTCGAGCACCCCGTGTCCGAGGAGGTCACGGGCATCGACCTCGTGCGCGAGCAGTTCCGCATCGCGGCGGGCGGCACGCTCGACTACGACGACCCCGCCCCCGTCGGCCACTCGATCGAGTTCCGGATCAACGGCGAGGACCCCGGTCGCGGCTTCCTGCCGCAGCCCGGTCCCATTCACGTCTTCAAGACGTTCGGCGGCCCGGGCATCCGGCTGGACTCGGGCGTGACCGCGGGCGACGTCGTGGGCGGCGCGTTCGACTCGCTGCTGGCGAAGATCATCGTCACCGGCCGCGACCGCGCCGAGGCGCTCGAGCGCTCGCGCCGCGCGCTCGACGAGTTCGAGGTCGCGGGTCTGCCGACCGTCCTGCCGTTCCACCGCAAGGTCGTGCGCGACCCCGCCTTCACGGCCGAGGACGGCACGTTCGGCGTCTACACGCGCTGGATCGAGACCGAGTTCGTCAACGACATCCCGGCGTGGGACGGCGAGCTCGAGGCGCCGCGGGCGGCCGAGAGCCGTCATACGGTGGTCGTCGAGGTGGCGGGCAAGCGCCTCGAGGTGTCGCTGCCCGACCGGATCGCGCAGGCGCCCGGCACCGCCGGTCGCCCCGCGATCGTGCCGCCGTCGCGCCGCAGCCACTCGACCGCCGTGTCGAGCGGCGCGTCCGGCGACGCCGTGAAGTCCCCCATGCAGGCGACCGTCGTGAAGGTCGCCGTCGAGGAGGGCCAGACGGTCGTCAAGGGCGACCTCGTGGTCGTGCTCGAGGCGATGAAGATGGAGCAGCCGCTGCAGGCGCACAAGGACGGCGTGGTCGCCCGGATCGACGCCACCCCCGGCACCACGGTGCCGGCCGGCCACCAGCTCCTGCAGATCGCGTAG
- a CDS encoding ATP-binding protein: MFDRVLIANRGEIALRIIRTLERMGIASVAVFSDADADAPHVRAATTAVRIGPADARRSYLDGGAVIAAALAVGAEAVHPGYGFLSENAAFARACAGAGLVFIGPPASAIETMGDKIRARAAVEARGVATVPGIARAGLDDAALIAGAADVGYPVLIKPSAGGGGKGMHRVDRPEGLADALAQARREAAAAFGDDTLFVERFVAEPRHIEVQVLADAHGRVVHLGERECSLQRRHQKVIEEAPSPLLTPAQRAAIGEAACETARAVGYTGAGTVEFIVSGSRPDEPFFMEMNTRLQVEHPVTELVTGIDLVEQQLRVAAGEPLAFAQDDVRLDGHAIEARIYAEDPAAGFLPTGGRLIAVRWPRDVRVDAGVEAGTVVTSHYDPMLAKVIAHAPTRDAAVTALRCALADTHLPGVVTNVGFLRRLLFVPGVVDGSLDTGLVDREAPALAAAPTPDAAFTACALRDVPAVTGAWRPDGWRLSGARGAVLRYADPDADVVATVRLDADGRTATVERGGEVRHVRLSDVAGVEVLAEPDGGALWVLGRDGDHRIAGPASARRERRRTAPGLVSPMPGTVVAVHASDGSEIEEGAAVVSVEAMKMEHVLRAPAAGLVRIAVAVGEGVARGQELATVAARGGNA, encoded by the coding sequence ATGTTCGACAGGGTTCTGATCGCGAATCGCGGGGAGATCGCGCTCCGCATCATCCGCACGCTCGAGCGGATGGGGATCGCGTCCGTCGCGGTCTTCTCCGACGCCGACGCCGACGCGCCGCATGTCCGCGCCGCCACAACGGCCGTCCGCATCGGTCCGGCCGACGCGCGCCGCTCGTACCTCGACGGCGGGGCCGTGATCGCGGCGGCGCTCGCCGTGGGCGCGGAGGCGGTCCATCCTGGTTACGGATTCCTCTCCGAGAACGCCGCCTTCGCCCGCGCATGCGCCGGCGCGGGACTGGTCTTCATCGGACCGCCGGCCTCGGCGATCGAGACCATGGGCGACAAGATCCGCGCGCGGGCGGCGGTGGAGGCACGCGGCGTCGCGACCGTGCCGGGCATCGCCCGCGCCGGGCTCGACGACGCCGCGCTCATCGCGGGCGCGGCGGATGTCGGCTATCCCGTGCTGATCAAGCCGTCCGCGGGCGGCGGCGGCAAGGGCATGCACCGCGTCGACCGTCCCGAGGGGCTGGCGGACGCGCTCGCGCAGGCGCGACGCGAGGCCGCCGCGGCGTTCGGGGACGACACGCTGTTCGTCGAGCGGTTCGTCGCGGAACCCCGGCACATCGAGGTGCAGGTGCTCGCGGACGCGCACGGCCGGGTCGTCCATCTCGGCGAGCGCGAGTGCTCGCTGCAGCGGCGGCATCAGAAGGTGATCGAGGAGGCGCCGAGCCCCCTCCTGACGCCCGCGCAGCGCGCGGCGATCGGCGAGGCGGCGTGCGAGACGGCGCGCGCCGTCGGCTACACGGGAGCCGGCACCGTGGAGTTCATCGTGTCGGGCTCGCGCCCGGACGAGCCGTTCTTCATGGAGATGAACACGCGCCTGCAGGTCGAGCACCCGGTGACGGAGCTCGTCACGGGGATCGACCTCGTCGAGCAGCAGCTGCGCGTCGCGGCGGGTGAGCCGCTCGCGTTCGCGCAGGACGACGTCCGGCTCGACGGCCATGCGATCGAGGCGCGGATCTACGCGGAGGACCCGGCAGCGGGCTTCCTGCCGACGGGAGGGCGCCTGATCGCCGTGCGGTGGCCGCGCGATGTGCGGGTCGACGCGGGCGTCGAGGCCGGCACGGTCGTCACCTCCCACTACGACCCCATGCTGGCGAAGGTGATCGCGCACGCCCCCACGCGCGACGCGGCCGTGACGGCGCTGCGGTGCGCGCTCGCCGACACGCACCTGCCCGGCGTCGTGACGAACGTCGGGTTCCTGCGCCGCCTCCTGTTCGTGCCCGGCGTCGTGGACGGCTCCCTCGACACCGGTCTCGTCGACCGCGAGGCACCGGCGCTCGCGGCGGCTCCCACGCCCGACGCGGCCTTCACCGCCTGTGCGCTGCGCGACGTGCCCGCCGTCACGGGAGCCTGGCGCCCCGACGGATGGCGCCTGTCCGGCGCGCGGGGCGCCGTCCTGCGCTACGCGGATCCGGATGCGGACGTCGTCGCGACCGTCCGCCTCGACGCGGACGGTCGCACCGCGACCGTCGAACGCGGCGGCGAGGTGCGGCACGTCCGCCTCTCCGACGTCGCGGGGGTCGAGGTGCTCGCCGAGCCGGACGGCGGTGCCCTGTGGGTGCTCGGGCGGGACGGAGATCACCGCATCGCGGGCCCCGCATCGGCGCGCCGGGAGCGGCGGCGGACGGCGCCGGGGCTCGTGTCGCCCATGCCCGGAACGGTCGTGGCGGTGCACGCGTCCGACGGTTCGGAGATCGAGGAGGGGGCGGCGGTCGTGAGCGTCGAGGCGATGAAGATGGAGCACGTGCTGCGGGCGCCCGCCGCGGGCCTCGTGCGCATCGCGGTCGCGGTGGGCGAGGGCGTCGCGCGCGGGCAGGAGCTCGCCACGGTGGCGGCCAGGGGGGGAAACGCATGA
- a CDS encoding carboxyl transferase domain-containing protein translates to MERLTTAVDAGSAEGTARAEAMAALVGELRDRLQATALGGPPRARERHTARGKLLPRERVDRLLDPGSPFLELSPLAGNGMYDDEAPAAGIITGIGLVEGRRCMVIANDATVKGGTYYPLTVKKHLRAQQVARENRLPCISLVDSGGAFLPLQDEVFPDREHFGRIFYNQATMSAEGIPQIACVMGSSTAGGAYVPAMSDETVIVAEQGTIFLGGPPLVKAATGEVVTAEDLGGGELHTTVSGVADHLAGSDEHALGIVRDIVATLPPSPAPPWEVAPTQEPLVDPATLGAVVPADLQTPYDVREIIARLVDGSAFHEFKAGFGTTLVTGFARIHGHPVGIVANNGVLFSESAQKGAHFIELCDQRGVPLVFLQNITGFMVGAEYERGGIAKHGAKMVTAVSCARVPKLTVVVGGSFGAGTYSMCGRAYDPRFLWLWPNARVSVMGGPQAASVLATVKREQIEAEGRQWAQDEQAAFEAPIRDRYERQGSPYYSTARLWDDGVIDPADTRRVLGLALDVAGQAPLPDIRYGVFRM, encoded by the coding sequence ATGGAGCGGCTGACGACGGCGGTCGATGCGGGGAGCGCGGAGGGGACGGCTCGGGCCGAGGCGATGGCGGCGCTCGTCGGCGAGCTGCGCGACCGGCTGCAGGCAACGGCCCTCGGCGGGCCGCCGCGCGCGAGGGAACGGCACACCGCCCGCGGCAAGCTGCTGCCGCGTGAGCGCGTCGATCGGCTCCTCGATCCCGGCAGCCCGTTCCTCGAGCTGTCGCCGCTCGCCGGGAACGGCATGTACGACGACGAGGCGCCCGCGGCCGGCATCATCACGGGCATCGGGCTCGTCGAGGGCCGCCGCTGCATGGTGATCGCGAACGACGCGACCGTCAAGGGCGGGACGTACTACCCGCTGACGGTCAAGAAGCACCTGCGCGCGCAGCAGGTCGCGCGCGAGAACCGGCTGCCGTGCATCAGCCTCGTCGACTCCGGAGGCGCCTTCCTGCCGCTGCAGGACGAGGTGTTCCCCGATCGCGAGCACTTCGGCCGCATCTTCTACAACCAGGCGACGATGAGCGCCGAGGGCATCCCGCAGATCGCTTGCGTGATGGGATCATCGACCGCCGGCGGCGCGTACGTGCCCGCCATGAGCGACGAGACCGTGATCGTGGCCGAGCAGGGGACGATCTTCCTGGGCGGCCCGCCGCTCGTGAAGGCCGCCACGGGGGAGGTCGTCACGGCGGAGGATCTCGGCGGCGGCGAGCTGCACACGACGGTGTCGGGAGTCGCAGACCACCTCGCCGGCTCGGACGAGCACGCGCTCGGCATCGTGCGCGACATCGTCGCGACGCTGCCGCCCAGCCCCGCGCCCCCGTGGGAGGTCGCGCCGACGCAGGAGCCGCTCGTCGACCCCGCGACCCTCGGCGCGGTCGTCCCGGCCGATCTGCAGACGCCGTACGACGTGCGCGAGATCATCGCCCGCCTGGTCGACGGCAGCGCCTTCCACGAGTTCAAGGCGGGATTCGGCACGACGCTCGTGACGGGCTTCGCGCGCATCCACGGGCATCCGGTCGGCATCGTCGCCAACAACGGCGTGCTGTTCTCGGAGAGCGCGCAGAAGGGCGCGCACTTCATCGAGCTGTGCGACCAGCGCGGGGTGCCGCTCGTGTTCCTGCAGAACATCACGGGCTTCATGGTGGGCGCCGAGTACGAGCGCGGCGGCATCGCGAAGCACGGCGCGAAGATGGTGACGGCGGTGTCCTGCGCGCGGGTGCCGAAGCTCACGGTCGTCGTGGGCGGCTCGTTCGGGGCCGGCACGTACTCGATGTGCGGACGCGCGTACGATCCGCGCTTCCTCTGGCTGTGGCCGAACGCGCGCGTGTCCGTGATGGGGGGCCCGCAGGCCGCAAGCGTCCTGGCGACCGTCAAGCGCGAGCAGATCGAGGCCGAAGGCCGGCAGTGGGCACAGGACGAGCAGGCCGCGTTCGAGGCGCCGATCCGCGACCGGTACGAGCGGCAGGGATCGCCCTACTACTCGACCGCGCGTCTGTGGGACGACGGCGTCATCGACCCCGCGGACACCCGCCGCGTGCTGGGACTGGCGCTCGACGTCGCCGGTCAGGCACCGCTGCCGGACATCCGCTACGGCGTGTTCCGGATGTGA
- a CDS encoding alpha-ketoacid dehydrogenase subunit beta: protein MSAETLTLGRAIGRALSDAMDADPAVVLMGEDIGRLGGVFRVTDGLQARFGADRVIDSPLAESAIVGTAVGMAYRGACPVVEIQFDGFVFPAVDQIVAQVARLHYRTHGRVRMPLTIRLPYGGGIGSVEHHGESPEAYFAHTPGLRVVTASSPQEAYSTLRAAIASDDPVVFLEPKARYWTKGDVDVAIVRDIESAQVLTRGRDVTLAAYGSVVQTALEAAAAAVDDGIEIEVIDLRSISPLDLDAVVASVERTGRLVVAHEAPGEASVSSELITSVVERAFASLEAAPERVTGYDTPYPPSALESHYLPGLDRILDAVDRTLGRRSSRTLLRHEPSERARDARPAVLEGSAR, encoded by the coding sequence ATGAGCGCCGAGACCCTCACGCTCGGGCGCGCGATCGGGCGCGCCCTGAGCGATGCGATGGACGCCGACCCGGCCGTCGTCCTCATGGGCGAGGACATCGGCAGGCTCGGCGGCGTGTTCCGGGTGACCGACGGCCTGCAGGCCCGGTTCGGGGCGGACCGCGTGATCGACTCGCCGCTCGCGGAGTCGGCGATCGTCGGCACGGCCGTCGGCATGGCGTACCGCGGCGCGTGTCCCGTCGTCGAGATCCAGTTCGACGGCTTCGTGTTCCCCGCGGTGGATCAGATCGTCGCGCAGGTCGCGCGCCTCCACTACCGCACGCACGGACGCGTGCGCATGCCCCTGACCATCCGGCTGCCGTACGGCGGCGGCATCGGCTCGGTCGAGCACCACGGCGAGTCGCCCGAGGCGTACTTCGCGCACACCCCGGGGCTGCGCGTCGTGACGGCGTCCAGCCCGCAGGAGGCCTACTCGACGCTGCGCGCGGCGATCGCGAGCGACGACCCCGTCGTGTTCCTGGAGCCCAAGGCGCGGTACTGGACCAAGGGCGACGTGGACGTCGCCATCGTCCGCGACATCGAGTCGGCGCAGGTCCTGACGCGGGGTCGCGACGTCACGCTCGCCGCCTACGGATCCGTCGTCCAGACGGCCCTCGAGGCGGCGGCGGCCGCCGTGGACGACGGGATCGAGATCGAGGTGATCGACCTGCGCTCGATCTCGCCGCTCGACCTCGACGCTGTCGTCGCGAGCGTCGAGCGCACGGGCCGGCTCGTCGTGGCGCACGAGGCGCCCGGCGAGGCGTCGGTGTCGAGCGAGCTGATCACGAGCGTCGTCGAGCGCGCGTTCGCGTCGCTCGAGGCGGCGCCCGAGCGCGTCACGGGCTACGACACGCCCTATCCGCCGTCCGCGCTCGAGTCGCACTACCTGCCAGGGCTGGACCGGATCCTCGACGCCGTCGACCGCACGCTGGGGCGCCGCTCGTCGCGCACGCTGCTGCGCCACGAGCCGAGCGAGCGGGCGCGCGACGCGCGGCCCGCCGTGCTCGAGGGGAGCGCGCGATGA
- a CDS encoding MaoC family dehydratase has product MSEERRIRQRGLWFDEFEPGVVYEHRPGRTITEADDVLFTTMTMNSQALHLDAHWAAQTEFGERLVNSMLTLATIVGMSTGQLTNGTIVANLGFSLVEFPAPMRHGDTLYGESRVVDTRASRSRPGQGVVTLEHIGRNQDDVVVARAVRAVLMQGRPA; this is encoded by the coding sequence ATGAGCGAGGAGCGGCGCATCCGGCAGCGCGGGCTGTGGTTCGACGAGTTCGAGCCCGGGGTCGTCTACGAGCACCGGCCGGGGCGAACGATCACCGAGGCCGACGACGTGCTGTTCACCACCATGACGATGAACTCGCAGGCGCTGCACCTCGATGCGCACTGGGCGGCCCAGACCGAGTTCGGCGAGCGCCTGGTGAACTCGATGCTCACGCTCGCCACCATCGTGGGCATGTCCACGGGGCAGCTCACGAACGGCACGATCGTCGCCAACCTCGGCTTCTCGCTCGTCGAGTTCCCCGCGCCGATGCGACACGGCGACACGCTGTACGGCGAGTCGCGGGTCGTCGACACGCGCGCCTCCCGCTCGCGGCCGGGGCAGGGGGTCGTGACGCTCGAGCACATCGGCCGGAACCAGGACGACGTCGTGGTCGCGCGCGCCGTCCGCGCCGTGCTCATGCAGGGGAGGCCGGCATGA
- a CDS encoding HpcH/HpaI aldolase/citrate lyase family protein produces the protein MTFGMGPAILFCPGDRPDRFAKAAERADAVILDLEDAVAPEGKQAAREAVAEARLDPDRTVVRVNDARSGLLADDLAAVRRSPYRAVMLAKTEDAAELDAMGDLDVVALCETARGVVNAAAISAHPRVVALMWGAEDLVASLGGTSSRDATGGYRAVALHARSTVLLAAAAAGKSAIDAVHLDIPDLEGCRAEAEDAAASGFAAKAAIHPSHVAPIRDAFAPSGDELAWARDVLDAARLAAAEGRGVFRFDGRMVDEPVLRHARGILARDRSGATSPAP, from the coding sequence ATGACGTTCGGCATGGGACCGGCCATCCTGTTCTGTCCGGGCGACCGGCCCGACCGATTCGCCAAGGCGGCCGAGCGCGCCGACGCCGTGATCCTCGACCTCGAGGACGCCGTCGCGCCGGAGGGTAAGCAGGCGGCGCGCGAGGCGGTCGCCGAGGCACGTCTCGACCCGGACCGCACCGTCGTGCGTGTGAACGACGCGCGCTCCGGCCTGCTCGCCGACGACCTCGCGGCCGTTCGGCGCTCGCCCTACCGCGCGGTCATGCTCGCGAAGACCGAGGACGCCGCCGAGCTCGACGCGATGGGCGACCTCGACGTCGTGGCGCTGTGCGAGACGGCGCGGGGCGTCGTGAACGCCGCGGCCATCTCCGCCCATCCGCGCGTCGTCGCCCTGATGTGGGGAGCCGAGGACCTCGTCGCCTCCCTCGGCGGGACGTCCAGCCGGGACGCGACGGGAGGCTACCGTGCCGTCGCGCTGCACGCCCGCTCGACCGTGCTGCTCGCCGCGGCGGCGGCCGGGAAGTCGGCCATCGACGCCGTGCACCTCGACATCCCCGACCTCGAGGGCTGTCGCGCCGAGGCGGAGGACGCCGCGGCGAGCGGCTTCGCGGCGAAGGCCGCCATCCATCCCTCGCACGTCGCCCCCATCCGCGACGCGTTCGCGCCATCCGGCGACGAGCTCGCGTGGGCGCGCGATGTCCTGGACGCGGCCCGCCTCGCCGCGGCCGAGGGCCGCGGCGTCTTCCGTTTCGACGGCCGCATGGTCGACGAGCCGGTCCTCCGACACGCGCGCGGCATCCTCGCGCGCGACCGCAGCGGAGCCACGAGCCCCGCACCGTGA
- a CDS encoding acyl-CoA dehydrogenase family protein, with the protein MSIITPTRTPVPGTEMLEPELQDLAHRVREFADDVVAPAAYQYDTERRLPLEIIHEMGRMGLFGLPLPEQYEGQGKTYLHLCIAVEQLARVDQSIAVTLEAGLGLGAMPIYRFGTEQQRRDYLPPLARGENLAAFGLTEAEAGSDAGATKTTATLQDGWWTIDGTKQYITNSGTPITSVVTVTAVTGQRQGADGSRRPELSSIIVPVPTPGFTALPSYDKVGWHTSDTHPLVFDGVRVPEENLLGERGRGFANFLSILDEGRVAFAALCVGAAQGCLEQAVLHARKRVVFGKPIGENQHISFTIARMQARVAAARAVMHDAARRIDARLPFTTEASLAKLIGSEAAMANAADATQICGGWGFMNENPVARHYRDARILTIGEGSTEVQLGIIARSLGFANAFS; encoded by the coding sequence ATGTCGATCATCACGCCCACCCGCACGCCCGTCCCCGGCACCGAGATGCTCGAGCCCGAGCTGCAGGACCTCGCGCACCGCGTGCGCGAGTTCGCGGACGACGTCGTGGCACCGGCCGCCTATCAGTACGACACCGAGCGACGCCTGCCCCTCGAGATCATCCACGAGATGGGCCGGATGGGGCTGTTCGGACTGCCGCTTCCGGAGCAGTACGAGGGACAGGGGAAGACCTACCTGCACCTCTGCATCGCGGTCGAGCAGCTCGCACGCGTGGACCAGTCCATCGCCGTCACGCTCGAGGCGGGACTGGGGCTCGGCGCGATGCCGATCTACCGCTTCGGCACGGAGCAGCAGCGTCGCGACTATCTGCCGCCCCTTGCCCGCGGTGAGAACCTCGCCGCGTTCGGCCTCACGGAGGCGGAGGCGGGGTCGGACGCCGGCGCGACGAAGACCACGGCGACGCTGCAGGACGGCTGGTGGACGATCGACGGGACCAAGCAGTACATCACCAACTCCGGCACCCCCATCACGAGCGTGGTGACGGTGACGGCCGTGACCGGGCAGCGGCAGGGCGCGGACGGCTCCCGCCGGCCCGAGCTCTCCTCGATCATCGTCCCGGTGCCGACGCCCGGCTTCACGGCGCTTCCGTCCTACGACAAGGTCGGATGGCACACGTCCGACACGCATCCGCTGGTGTTCGACGGCGTCCGGGTGCCCGAGGAGAACCTGCTCGGCGAGCGCGGGCGCGGCTTCGCCAACTTCCTGTCGATCCTCGACGAGGGGCGCGTGGCGTTCGCCGCCCTGTGCGTCGGCGCCGCACAGGGGTGCCTCGAGCAGGCCGTGCTGCACGCCAGGAAGCGCGTGGTGTTCGGCAAGCCGATCGGCGAGAACCAGCACATCTCGTTCACGATCGCGCGCATGCAGGCCCGCGTCGCCGCCGCGCGCGCCGTGATGCACGACGCCGCGCGGCGCATCGACGCCCGCCTGCCCTTCACAACCGAGGCGTCGCTCGCCAAGCTGATCGGATCGGAGGCCGCGATGGCCAACGCGGCCGACGCGACGCAGATCTGCGGGGGCTGGGGCTTCATGAATGAGAACCCCGTCGCGCGGCACTACCGCGACGCGCGCATCCTCACGATCGGCGAGGGATCGACGGAGGTCCAGCTCGGCATCATCGCCCGCAGCCTCGGCTTCGCGAACGCGTTCTCCTGA